The genomic stretch TTTGGTACAGGATGCTATTGTTTAGAATGGTTAGTTAGTTAAGTTAGGGAGTGACGTAACTTGTTGTCTGTTTGCCTTCTATTTCTGTATAATTTTTGTCAAGAAGTAGGTTGGgaagttaaattttttttagcACAATTAGCTTTATAAACATGATTCAATCTGATCCATTGTAAGCAATGTTTAGTGCTAAATgcattttctttctttcctttttttcaaTCTAAAGGTACACTCACAATCATACTTGAATAGTCTGAACCAAAGTTCGAATGTTGCCAAGATAATTGAGGTATATTCCACTTTACATGTAAGCCTGAGGCATTTATTTACTCTTTCGTGGTTTAAACGTATTATCATTACTTGCTTTTCTCTATGGAGTTCTTAAATGGAAATTCATGTCtagtttattataaaaatttattgtgCGGGTGTAGAGTTGACAGAAACTTATATAGGTTCCTCCTGTGGCATTTTTTCCCAATTGTCTGGTGCAACATAAAGTTCTTTTTCCATTTAGGAAACAGGTAAAGCAACTATTTTTCTTGTAGTCTGTTTAACGTCTCTAGTTATATGATCTAACTTCTGTACTAATGGCAGGTTGGAGGAACTATATTGGCTGCAAAACTTGCAAAGGAGAGAGGATGGGCCATTAATGTGGGAGGAGGTTTTCATCACTGTTCTGCAGAAAATGGAGGTGGATTTTGTGCTTACGCAGATATTTCTCTATGCATCCACTTTGCTTTTGTTCAGTTGAATATATCAAGGTACTATCACATTTAGTCTTTAAAATTTCCGGTTAGCTTATTCTATTAACACTTGAGGAAAACTTGTCCACAAAATCTCAGGGTGATGATTATTGATCTTGATGCACATCAAGGAAATGGTCATGAAATGGACTTCGCCGATGATAGTATGACCAAAATAATTTCTCCCTCTTGTGTTTGCCATCATATCTCTTAGGTTTTATTTCACTGATAGGACCTTTGTAATGGCAGACCGAGTCTACATTCTCGATATGTATAACCCTGGCATATATCCTTTGGTAAAGCTCTCTGCTCCTAGATATTTtatacctctttttttttttttttgttatgaatTGAGTATTTCTCCATTTctgtttcttcacattttcctaATTTATCCGACTTTGTCAGCCAACATCTGACATGCTGCCTGTGGTTCTATGATTCTATCATCCATCTTGATCATTGTATCCTCAGTCTTGATATGAAATATGAATCCTCCTCCATGTTAAATCATAATTTAGTTTTAACTTAGAATGTGCATGTGCATGTATTCTGGCACGTTCACCCTCAATTTATTATCTTAAGAGCGTCACATCTTACTATTCCATTCTGTGTTCTATATTAGGATTATGAGGCAAGAAACTACATAAATCAGAAAGTTGAAGTGAAGGTATATTTACTATAGCAGTTAAAACGtgaatcatattttttttttaatttttctctgTAACATTTAATTCTCTCTTTGTTCACCTTGAACTTTCAGAGCGGGACTCGTACAGAAGAGTACCTGCTAAAATTAGATGAAGCACTTGAGGTATGTTACAAtataatttttctaatttttttttggctTGAGTAACCACTACAGTACTAGGATTATGTGTATCTATATATACGCCAATATTTTCACTTTGCTTTGTCCCATCAAATTATCCAACTATATCAAGGGATCATTTGATTCAATTATGCAGTTTCTCTTACCTTTACCATCTAACTTTTAAAAGTCAAAACGAGAGAACCACACAGTCTCTTCCCTTTCCTTCCCTTCGCATTTCCATTGtttttcctttgatttcttcCGTTCCCTACCATTAATAACTCCCAAGCATACCCATTTAATATTGTAGTTATGTTTATCAGTTGAAGAACACTTATTTTTGTTATTCATGCCAATGTGATTCAAGATTGCTGGGCGAAGGTTTAACCCCGAGTTGTTAGTCTATAATGCTGGAACTGACATCCTGGAAGGTGACCCATTAGGAAGGTTGAAGGTAATGTCATTCTTGGATTCAATTTATTGCAGTAAATTGTAACCTTGTATTAAATCAAATTGGCTGGCTGTTTCCTCTTGATCTATAGTTTCTGCAAGATAAAAATAGTCCCCCTACCGTTTTAGTAATTTCATTACCACACACCATAAGTATTGATTGTATTATATTTGTTCGTGCAGATTAGTCCTGACGGAATTGCTCTTAGAGATGAGAAAGTTTTTCGGTTTGCTCGTGAAAAGAACATTCCTATTGTCATGCTCACTTCAGGTTATCTTTTTTCTCCTTCCTTACCATGTGCCGTGATTTTTGTACTTCATAACAAAGGCCCCATTTTTATCCTGGATAGTAgtaaaataaaaagtattaaaaatacatgGTAATTAAATGTGATCTATTAAAGTACTAAATGTGACTAATCAGTCATAAGACATACAACACTTTTGGAAATTTTAACATTTGGGTTAAATGTAATCTTATTTCTCAAACCTTGTATTTTTTCCAAGTTCTGTGCCAATATAAGATGTTGTAATGGAGATTTCTTTTGTCATTTGATTTAAAAAACTTGAAACTTGAATTACTTTTTATGTTCTTATATGAtatataaacttttatttttgTTACGTCATTTGTTTTTACTTAAAAAGCCATATTTTTATTGATAAGTATCTTACTATTTATAATAAGGTTTGATTTACTATTAGGATAATAGATCTGATTTAAATCTTTATTTGATAACCATTAAGGGTTCTAAACCAATATGTTTTTAGCAAACTTTCTTCAATTGTTTTCTCAGCATATTGGAGATGTTTATTaggttttgttaattttttattccATGTTTAAGGCGGATACATGAAGTCCAGCGCTAGAGTCATTGCAGACTCAATAGTCAATCTCGAGAACAAACGCTTGATAGAAACAAGTGGAGGTTCAATGGCTGCATAACAGTGATCATGCACTCACACGTTAATGAGGTTTTTGTGTGAtgtaaaatgtttatatattagtGGAAACTTAAATGTatagtttttgataaaaaaagAAGGAAAGATGAAAATGTGTTTTACATGTATGAGTTGTAACATGTCTGTAAATGCGAGTTTATTATATGATAAAATGGGTTGTATTTGCATGTGAAGTTTTAACTACCTACAGGTCACATGTGGCAAATTATACACAGCCATAAAGATGATTTTTCCTACTTTAAATTAAAGTGAAAATCAATTGATGCGGAAAAAGGTCAATTTTTGGACTCACCTGCTTAGATACATTTATTGTTTTTTGTTGTTACCTGTGAGTTAGTTTGTTGTAGGTTAGTTCAAGTAAGTTAGAACTAACTTTCCCTTACAATAGAAGAGGTTCATCTTCCTTTTTTATCATTGTCCAGAACAATTTCTTATAGAGTTTTAGTCATGAATGAAACATGGAATATTCAGAATATCTCGTGTGATTCTCACATTAATATCAACTAgacagaaaataagaaatatgtTGGGATGGCCATGTATAAAATTTGTGCACAAATATTTTAGAACGAGTAACTAATTTAAAATTGAGTAACTAGCAGCTATTGGTTGAGCAAAATCTCTCAATCATTCAGCAACGAGTAACTAATTGGGTAActcaaaattgaaaattttattagATGGATGTTCATAATGCGTTCTTAACTGATGACTTATTAGATGGCCATGGCCAAAATGGTCACTGCTACTGTTAAAGTGAATGGATTTTCTTATGTCAACGTAGGTAcgctttgaaaaatatttaaggcgTTGGTTTATTTGAAGCAAAGCCTACATCCTTTTCGAAGGAGCAAAATCATAATCTAGACGCCCTTATCTCCCTCATCTCGAGTGTTATACCCGTCTTCTAGAGCTAGTCCATTGTGTTTATATTCTCGCACAATTCGAAGCAACATTAGGAGGCTACATTGTGTGTGCTTTGCTACTTGAAAGGTTATATGAGGCAAAAAGTTAAGATCAAATTGTCATTTATAGATATACATTTGGTGTGATTCAGATTGGGGGAGGGTCTCATAACTCTTAGGTTTTTTGTTTTGAGATAGTTCATTCTACTAGAAAATTCACCTATATCTTAGAAAGACTAAGAAACTACGTACATTGCCTTGTTCCTTGACAAAGGTCGAGTATCTATCTATGGTTGTCATCTCATGTGAGTTGAAGTGGTTGCAATAGTTATTGGTATCAAACGATGTACCACAAATCAAATCCAATAAGATTTTATTGTGACAATCAAGTGGCATTACATTTTGCTGCCAACCTCCTATTTCATTCCTTTTGTATCTCATATAGGTTATATACATCtaattaaaagtatttaaatctGATCATTCTTATTAAAGTGCATTAAACTGAataattgaaattgtttttgaattgTACAATGTAAATTCTTTTGAGTAGATATTTCAAAGCTGCTAACATTTAATAATATATGTAtggttaaatataaaattataaaatttaaaatgtacCCCATTTACTATTATTTTCAAAGTTGTTTGTGATTATAAAAATGTCATTAGTAAATGTATTTATATCATAATGATATGATAGTACTAATCATATCATACCATCATACATATCAATTACACTATAAATATTCTTTAATAGAGACAACAATTTAAGATTTgaccattgacgataaaataaaattttataatttaaaaaatataaaaatgtacAGTAATAAATAACAAACAATTAGTACTACACAAACAATATTGATCGTTAATCATTAGGTTATCTAATAAGAAACAAAATCAGAAACATCAATATATATGAACCATACATAATCTAATCTACACTTAGAATAGAATTAGAATCTCTATTCTACTTTTTACTCAAAAATAATCTCTACATCACTAAAAACTTGAAGACGTCCATTTATTTTCTTCCCATTCTCCGTCTTTTGTCTCCCAAAGAAAACACGTTTATGCTGcaagcataaaaataaaaataaaaataaattgttttagtaaactattttaaaaatacataaaaaaaacaactaaaatcaactaaaaattaaataaaaagataaagtgaAGACATTAAAACTTTCTTCAGTTGTGTCAGGATAAATTTGGTCAAATTATTATAAAACAAAACACACACATATGAAAAAAATCAGACCTTgaatcaaaaaagaaagaaaaaaattaaaataaaatagaacataTTTATAGGGTTTTAGTTGTTACCGTATAAtcgaaaataaaaattgatattggAGATGAAGGTTCAACATATCTGAAATAGgtgaatatataaaaataaattgtaaCTCAGACACGGAAAGGTTAAAAAACAAAACCTTTGTTGTAGTTACCAACGAAGGACCTGGAAAATAAAGAAGAGCAAAACAAACTTAAAATATATTTGtaccaaaaaataaaagaaaataaaagaaaatattgaaaTAGAGATCCAGTCTTCCTTTCTCTCAATCTCAACCATTCCATTACCATTGTAACCTTCTTTGACACTGAAAATATttatcatcatccattttctcATCTTATTCTCCATCTTCATGAACCTCTACTAACATTAAAAATCTAGATTACAAATAGAAAAAATGATAGAGAAAATTACAGATCTAGAATACCTTGATCGGGAAGAACCATTATCTCAGTTAGCCATAAGTAGCATCCGACAACCTTTCTGAAACCATCGTGGTAGGAGGAAAATCATCGTCTAATGTCTTGGAAGAATCATGCAAAGATTAAAACCAACAGGCACATTTGCTTTCTTTCATTTCGTTTTAATTCTATTGTTAGATCTCAAAACTCATAAAGTAAAAGCTTTTAAGAAAGAAAACTCAAATCTTAAATGATAAAGAACAacgatgagagagagagagatgaacttCAAATAAGGATGTGTTAGTACAAAGGAAAGGACCAAGTTGAAATGAAGAGACAAAAAAGATTTACTGAGTTGATgtttcagaaaaaaagatttgatcaaataataataaaatatacaaaCCTTGTATAGGAAGTGAAAAAAAACGTTGGAATAAGACATATGTATAATagagaaatgctagcaacactctcttttgaacactctctcaaacacttcCTCTTTTAttgttgaaacatgtgtggggcCTACTATTTTATGTGATGTGTGGGGCCTACTATTTTATGTGGGACCTATTTTCAAAGTGAGGGGCCTACACATGATTAaaccaataaaaaagtgagtgcttgagagagtgttcaaaagagagtgttgctagcacccCTCATGTATAGTATATTGGTCAGAGTGCATTAAATGCTTTGCACTTTTAATATGGAAACAAACATAATATAGTAAAAGAATTAGAACAATAAAGTTGTAAAATACTGTGTAGCTCAAAACCAATACAAGACTTGTTAGATATGTAaaaaatatgatgcagaaaatTGTTGTGTTTTCAAGAAAGTTTTTTGTAGCTCTTCAAATCATGTGCAATGTGGAAATGAACAAAAAGAAAGAGaagtgaaaataaaaagaaagttgGAAGCAGAGCCCATCCACGTGGCAAACTCTGGGAGCAGAGAGCTAAATTCGTAATTGACAGAACATttgattttcttatattgtagataatgcactgacaatgtaaaaattagttttacactatcaatcAATGAAGACCATGAATTCCGCTATatcacaattttaattttaaatcctCTAATGACTTGACAGTGTTCAATGCATATCTAATAAATTCTTGTTTTAAAAAgatttatttcaaaaatattttttataaaaaatattttaaataactttaagtttaagtgttttgttttttttctaaaattttgacataaaaaaaagttaagaaaagagataaaatacctaaaataaagtttttttaaaaattatttaaactaattGTTTATACTAATTATTTATGTATAATATTCTATCAATTGTTTATACTAAAGTTCTAGTCATAGTCATTGTGTTTATACTAAGGTTCAACAACCATCTATACCAACTATATTTGATTTATTAACATAACATTATATTTTCTCATAAACAAAAAAATGATGCgagaaattatgattaatgaGTTATGAGAGAATTTGCTACATCTAACTGACCAtggtttcataaaaataaaataaaaaatgaccgAAAAAACAGGGGACAAGGGCAGAGTGGTCATAACGACAAGAAGAAGTCTTATTGAATTAAATATAAAGTACAAATGATATAGTAATTAATGAACGACTTCAACTTGACCCTGACCCCTCACCACTTCACCTTACTCACTACTACACCTCACCGGCCCCATCTCTCTCGCCGGCTAACTGTCACCGCTAACCGTAACCTCCGCCGGCGTGGCAATGTTAACAGCAAGATCACACTCACTCTCTTATCTCAACCACTTCTTAATGACGTTGCCATTTTTTCTTCTCATTTTCTGCTCTCTTCTTCATTCCTCTCTCGCCATCCGTCCTACTCACTCCGATCGCTTAGATTTCGAACTCACCAACTCCACCGACTCCAATGTCTCCCTCTCAACTCCTCGACAAGGCTCCTTCGCTGATATCATTGATCGAGCTCTTCAGCACGAGTTCACCGACAATGATGATCAAAACGAAGGTGATTACTTCTTCTCTTTACTTTCATTCTAGATTCCAAATTTCCAATTAGAACTATTTCAGCTTCATAAGATCTCGATTCTATCTGTTGAATGTTCGCGGTTTTGgttttatttatatgttataGTGAAGTTCAGTTCAAGAATTTCGAAATCTGTTTTTAATGTTTAGCTTTATTAATTAACAGTGCCTGATTCGGGAGGTTTTAATAACAGTGTAGCAGAACAACAGGTTAGTCTTTGATTTCAACTAATCCATGATGGAAATAGCATAATACTATTTCGATTTTGTGTATGATCAATTTCTATTCAAATAATTTTAAGAAATAATCTTGCATTAACattagtttttataatttttataatagttTTCCTTATAAATTGAAACATCTCAAGTTATTAAGAAACTCTCTAGTTTAATTTCTATTTACGGTAAACACGGTCGCGGTCGCGGTCGCGTAAAGATTTTCATAATTTCGGTCGGTACAGGTGTTACGGCACTGGTAGCGGTTGTCGTGGTGTGAATTAACTACAATTTGTTCGTTCACATAAAAACGGCAAATAATGGTAATAGGTTGTCGATAACGCGCTATAGTGGTATAGCATAGCAGTTCAGGACCTCGGCGCTACGCTTTTGGCCTCCAAACTGTGGAACCTAAGTTACCCTTCTCTCTCTTCGCAAATCTGCTTCTTCCATTTTCTTCTCAACCTAAAAATTAGCAACGGCTAAAACTCAAGACTTGCTACATTAGTGTCTAACGGAGATGAGGAGTTAAGGTGGAAGAAGAAGAGTTTGAAGTTGAATCAAGTGATGAACAAGATGATAATAATGTGGTGGAACTTAGTAGTGAAAATGAGGCAGATGTGATTTACTCATTTTGTTTACGTTTAGGATTTGGTTTAGTCATTTTGAGTATATTTATCATTTGATTTTGATGAGAACTTATATTATGGTGTTGTTGgaatttatgtattttgttgcaacttctatttttaaaacattatgtaTGTTGTTGGAACTTATTTTAAGTATTTATGTATTCATGTTAAGTATTTACTTTGGTTTTTAAAGCTCACAATAGCAGTCATCCTGCTATCTGAGATTAACAACCTGGTATCAGTATTGGCAAATGCAACTACCGTTTTGTCGCGGCCATTTTTAAGGTCTCAgaccgttttttaaaaccttgtAATAACAAGCTTATGAGGATTTTTTTGTAAATGATGAAGAATAACTTATTTGAGTAAAGTAGCTCTTTTATAATTAGAAGCTAATCCTTTAGGTATTAATGAGAGATTATACACTATAAAGACATGAATGaggcaatttattttttaaagaaatgtaTCATTTCATTTACTTCACATTATTGGAAGTTTCTACTTTAAAGCATTTAGTTAGTTGGAAATCTGGTTATGTTCTTCTATGAATATGCATTTATAGTACTTGTATACATTGCATTACATAATTTTCTCTGAGGGTGGTATTATGCTAAGTTACTCTTCTTGACTTGTCTGTGGATCAGGCTGTTCTGGAGACTGTGGCAAGAGTGACGCCGAACAAGAATGACACTAAAGATGAAAAGTAGTTACTTTGACATTTGTCTACAACTTGATTTGGTTGTCTGAgcatttgatacattttttttaatatacaagTTGAATGTGTTTTTCTAAACTTCCAGGTCATTTCAACTCCATCGTGTATTCAATAGAGGCGAGGACACGCCAATATTAATAGATCGGAAGGTGATACAGTTTGATATTTGGTTCGTTCTTTTTGCTGATATTCAGTTAAGTCTTGCAAATTTCATATGTGAAAATTGTGAATCTTTCAGGATAATGTATTTATCATTTCTAACTTTAAATCCAAGTATCCGGTGCTACAACTAGATTTAAGGTACTCTTCTATAGCTTGTTATGTTTTAAGCATAAGATGGGTTAtataaaaatgacaaatagaactTCTTTCATTGTTGCCTTATAGATTGATTTCAGACTTGGTAGTTGCTATTGTTTCAGCAACTTGTGGCGGTGTTGCTTTTGCTTTTGCTGGACAACCGGTATGAATATTCTTGTTCTAAGCTTCATTATTGAAAGAATGTAATTTTAGTATCTTTTTCATTATAGTTTCTGTTGGACCTCTTGTAGATGTAGAATTAGCTGAAAGTATTATATGGCAGGTCATTACTGGATATCTTCTAGCTGGCTCCATTGTTGGACCTGGAGGCTTTAACTTCATCAATGAAATGGTGCAGGTATCTGGATACAGCAATCAATTGCTTTTGtaatcttttattcttttatcaaaaacAAATTGCTGCTTTCTTTTTGGTGTAGTTTTAGAGTTCAACTCAGTTGGATTTCATTTTTTGTAATCTTTTTTTACTCTGTAATGAAATCTAACACTTAGCTGCTTTTCTTGAAAGTTTTTTCCTATACTTCGTTCTGACCCCATTATGATACTTACTCAGTCCCATCAATCAATATTACATGCTCACCTGCTTGATTAACTTGTCTGACTACGTAGTACTTGTACTAAATGTTCTTTCTAACTTTAAATTCCCAAATATACTAGTTGTTACTGTTAAAATCCCTAAACTTTAGGAATCAACCATTTCTCAGCTCTAGAAACCCCAACCCATACTGTCTCCGCCTTCCCAACAAGGAAGTCCAAACATCATATGTTAGAAAGCCCTCTTTATCTCAATGTTTGTCTTACTCATTAGAGCTTGAGTCGCTCGATTGGTGTTTCAATGTTTGTGTCTTACAGAATAACTAACAGTTTCAGATATTAGTAACTTCAACTCTTCCACTTCTTCTCAAGCTTTATTTTAAAGATGTACAGTTGATCGTTTGAAGCCTCATCAAAAGTCATTGCTTGAACTTTCTCCCTAGGGTGGGGGACATAGTTAGGGAATGCAAGGCTGGTTTGGTGGCTGGGATGGGAGAGTGAAGTAGTGAAGTGATTCTCGGGTTCAATTCCCAACTCTGGCAAATACTAAAAAATTAACAATTAACATAGTAACACTGACCGTTTCAAAAAATAAAGAAGGTCATAGTTAAAAAAGGAAAGCTACTCAATTGAAAGAAAATAACAACAAATAGAAAATGGCCATAATTCGTAGATTTTAGGCATcctaactcttagaatttgagcTAGACCTAATTCAACCCCAAAATCTAGCTCCAGAGGTGACTATTTCCTGAGACATACAGACTATTTTTATTTCAATACACTGTCGCAACCAGAACATGTAATTTGAAAGGATCAGCGTGTTATTTTGCAATATCTTGATGGGAGTGGCTATGTAATTCATAATTAACTTATTCTGACTTGGCAAGACCTGTTGGGGTTTGAAAGGGCACAAGCTTATTTATCCTAGCCATCCGTTCAAATATGTAGGTGGAAACAGTGGCTCAATTTGGCGTAATATTTATTCTCTTTGCAATGGGCCTGGAGTTTTCCATGACAAAGGTTCACTTATTTTCTGTTtgcttctctctctctttttttttttttttggtttaatgcTGCACTTGACTTTGATTACCTTATTTTCTGCTTGCAGCTTCGAGTTGTTCGGTCTGTTGCAGTTCTTGGAGGCTTACTTCAGATTTTTCTATTTATGTGCATGTGTGGTTTTACTGTATCGGTATGTTTAGAATTTTGATCCACTCTAATTCTGAGCTTTTGTTTGTTATTCTTCTTATTGCATTTTATGACTTAAAGTTAACTGAAAATGCAAATCACAAACAAGCCAAACAAGAAATCTTTGGATTATGCAGTGTATGTTTGAATTCCCGTTGCAAATGTATGTTTGTCTCCAAGCGTGTATACCCCATAGAAACTCAACTGTTGCTTTTGATCCAAATGATTTGGGTCGAAAAATCTGTTTGCATTTTTGCCAACTATAAACCAAACATGCACGCAGTTGTCCTGTCCTCTGCAGACATTCATGCCATTGCCGCGTATGAAAGACTTAGTTTCTACCTCATCTATTTATTGCATGATCTGTCTTCTTTGTCATTCTTAAATGTACAAAAAAAATACTGATTTTACTACCCAAAGAATAAGTTtcatcttttaaatttttaatttagaaGGCCTGATTGAATGAAGGTTTGTGCTTCATTAAGTAGATTTTGGAAAAACTGGATTCCATTTGAGGGTCCCAAGTATGACAAATTTAAAAGAAACGAAACCGCTATGTTGTGCTTGTAGTGGAAACAGTTTGACGGTATAATGCAGTATCATTTTTCAGTTCCTGCTCTCATTTTTCTCAATTTTCTTTCTGGATTTATGATCGAGGGATCTTTCTGTAGATGTATTCTCCTTCTTACTTTACAAGATCCATGACATTTGATGCCAATATAATGAAGACCAAATACGTCATGCCGTCATTTTAGTTAGATGTCTGTAACAAAATAGCCCATTAAGTATTTTTTGTACTAAGTCATTCCTTTTAGCATGCAAGTGTTTATGCCGATAGTctttgttaagagtctcacatcgaataatatatggcctgaacatctCTTTATAAg from Vicia villosa cultivar HV-30 ecotype Madison, WI linkage group LG4, Vvil1.0, whole genome shotgun sequence encodes the following:
- the LOC131596415 gene encoding histone deacetylase 2; protein product: MSSSPSSSTAIDALTRNRILSTSLYFDVSPSKVPLIYSNSYDISFLGIEKLHPFDSAKWGRICNFLVSFGVLDKSHIVEPLEASQDDLLVVHSQSYLNSLNQSSNVAKIIEVPPVAFFPNCLVQHKVLFPFRKQVGGTILAAKLAKERGWAINVGGGFHHCSAENGGGFCAYADISLCIHFAFVQLNISRVMIIDLDAHQGNGHEMDFADDNRVYILDMYNPGIYPLDYEARNYINQKVEVKSGTRTEEYLLKLDEALEIAGRRFNPELLVYNAGTDILEGDPLGRLKISPDGIALRDEKVFRFAREKNIPIVMLTSGGYMKSSARVIADSIVNLENKRLIETSGGSMAA